TTTAAAGTCAAAAGtagcttttaattttaatatttttctaaaagtgcgttttaaacaagtcaaataaatactttttttttttaccaaataaatagctttttaagctttctaactCAATTTAAGTTGTTTCACAAGATCATGAAGATATTGCATGAATGCTAAGtcacattgattttttaatttacaaGGCTGAACTATATAAGCcactacaaaaaagaaaaaagaaaaatctaattATAACTTGGACTAAAGTTTTTTTAGTACAGTGCAAATTAATGTGActacatttttcttgaattgtgACAATGGGCATTTCAACCTCAATAGGGATTTTAAAAAGAACTAAAGACACAAAAGAGACTTTGTGATGAAGTGATACAAAAAGGAAGCCTCTAGACCATAGAATTTATATGTTCCTACATATTCTATTCATAAATACTCGTTGCTTTTGAGCTTAACTTTATTGTTCGTGAAGTGACCTTATGATAggaacaaattaattatatcgTATAGAATAATATTTGAagctttaaattattaaattcataattaaaaTGCAAAGAGTagtgaaatattaattaaataattaatttatcatcGACTTAacctttaaataattttatgagttaaatacattttagccccatgtggtttaacaattttatttttttctccttcggttttaatttgtatcacaaATAGAATTTGGGTAATGGCAAAAAACGAAGATAATACTTCCGtctaaattccgtccaaaacttGACGGAAAGCCACGTCAGCACCgttaaaaaattgacacgtatccatatattaattaaaaatataaaatttaaatttaaaaattttaaaaaattaaaaaattataaattaaagtGGGGAAATATGGCTCGTGGTACCGTCCCTTTCatccttgggggtggcttggcaaACCccagttgttttgttttttaaaattttaaaattttttataattttaaattttaaattaatatatagacacgtgtcaattttttaataatactgatgtaattttttatcaaattttgaataaaatttagatGAAGgtataatttctcttttttgccattaatcaaatatcatttatgatacaaattgaaactaacaagacaaaaaataaaatagttaaatCGTATAAGAGGAaagatatttaaccctaattttatttcaaatactTAACAATGATTTACGAGAAGGGAAGATAGGGTTCGATGTCCGAGGTTGAATTCATCATAGAATGGTGGGCCACCTGGAGGTATGGCTCTTACGTTGCGTTATCATGTCCCCACGATGGAGGGGGGGTGGggactttttattttctcaaaaagctGAACAGAACCTTCAAGAAGAACATCATGATATTCacaaacttttgattttttcagcCAATGCACATCCACTCTCGATTTAATAAGATAGCTGACCAATCAAATCCGCGAAACACGTGTCGATCTCTCCTAGGATCTTAGATTAACTCTTTCACTGTTCTTAATCTTTGCGTGTCGACTTCTCACATGATTAAATCTTGTTGGAATAGTTTTTGGTATGACAAGACCGGTGATAAActacttacaaaataataaaaaaaaattattaagggaGCGATCTCTTCTAGAATTAGAGGCTGTGTTTGACAAAGGGCGGTCTAGacagaaaatcatttttttttttttttcaaaattaactttaatatttttattttttacatcacattaattattttttattactatttaaataaaaaaattactacaaaatatatatatatatatatatatatatattttttatacaaaacattcttattttttttttttttcatatcaatcaaatctgctacagtaccgtttcactcattttttttcattccattgccaaacacagccaaaaACACTTTGATACTTAAATTATCATAATATTTGGAATGAAGAGAAGGTAAGAAATTAGGGTTCATGTGGTGGGAGACAGAAACTCTGAGCCGGAGACTTGGAGTATACATCTTGGGATGCATATCCCTCTTTATGGGAGATATGGGATAATTGTTATccatataattatgaaaaagataaaagtaTAGTAGGACCTATGGTGGATTTTATTCTCAAATCATTCTACATGATATCTCATAATTATCATGcaattaatatttgttaattaacagGGAATAAGAAATGATTTAGTAAAATAATTACTTAGAAAACTAGAAACTCGAATACGTCAATGAAACTGCATGCTTCAAATCCCATAAAATATGAACATAATTtactttaaatataattattcatttgaccgctttttttttgtttttttttttttggtatttactAATTAAATGGTTAAGTTTAGTActttttataaactaaatttgTTAGAATAGTTGGTGAGTTAATATATAtcatagaagaaaaaattagtAATGATCAGAGACTTGTTGAAGAAGGAACGAGTTGCATCCAAGCAGCCCTAGTGGAAGGTAAGGAGCATGGTGTCGGCAGGGGCGGCCGGAATTACTAAAATTTGAGGTATGAGTgaactaaactaaaaagaaaatactttgaaaggtaagattttaattttaagaaaattatagaaataattaaaaaaaaaaaaaaaaaagatgcgcATTGAGATTTTGGGGCTTAACATAATTCCGCCCCGGCTATGGGAGCATAATGgcaaaattgcgtttttgagtCGAAAGATgcataaaagagtaatgctacaagtttttcttgtatttctctaaaaatgatgtgatttttaaaatcacaattgaacttgtgattaatcactattaaattttgatcaaatagtgatgttaaaagtcacattattttgtCCCAAAGCaatagctcaattggctgggaccacacctaatgaagcggaggtcactagttcgaatccccccctctctcttgtgcggacatgtaaacaaaaaaaaaaaaaagttccataATTTTTTAAGGAACATAAGAGAGACGGCATGAAATAACCAAATTCAATCAATCAAGGCATATTTCAGcatggataaagttttccttcaaactgggttagaggaattttctttaaacctagtctataaaagtgacatgtatccatttatttaataatatgtgagatgtacatgagtttttaataaaatttatttcagcTTTGtctctgctattaaaaaaacatgtgcatctcacatgtttaagggatatatatcacttttatagactaggttgaataaaattcctccaacccattttgaagaaaaactttgtcattTCATCATCATAAACCAACCCCCccaacccaaataaaaaaaaaaaaaaaaaaatgtaaactttTAAACCATGGAAATGATCGGGGCATGCGGAAGATTCATATCCAAATAGAATTAAATTGTAAGAGGTCTTccaaataataatgaaagaatGTGATCATGTCAAAAGGAGATTTGATAGTGCTGTCGTGTCACACCAGCGTCATTCGCGCCACACAATTATATAGACCAATCGATCTCctaaattttcattcattttgcCTCATACTCGATTATTAAGTAGAAAAGTTTACACATTTTGCGTGCACGGGCATATATGTAAGCATATTCATTTACATACACACGAAAGAGACCTGcgctatatatatgtatattttttatttgtcttatatatatatatatatatatatatatatattttttttttcaaattaaccaATAAGACTCACGTGTAAGTTCTACATATATAAtggttcatttaataaatgtGAAAATCCAACCTATTTTGAAAGCCTCGAAGATTCTACATATATAGTGGCTACCTAGGAAAGCCTCGAAGCTTCTATGAAAAATTGAATATTCATGATATTAAGTTGGACGGCACACGGAGAAAAAAGAATAGTGTAATTGGATTAGAATCCATGATCACTTATTCCTACTTCTAGtgttttcacattttcaaattacaagcAATGAAGTGAGATctttaaaatgcacaattttaaagattgaatcacaattttaaaggttaaataacaatttaattaaatgcttaacttcatttttaaaaatcatattttcattaactagattttaaaatcattatttttttcaaactacacGATTTAAAACCGCTAAACCATACCGACACTAAAATCTTCTTTTGTGAGATGGAATtaagcattatatatatataataaagcaTTGTGTGTGCCCGCGCGTGTCTTGGTTAGCTTACCATATGGCATATGGTATACTATTAAAAGGTTTTCCCTAAGGTATACTTTAGGTTGTTTGGGGTTAAAGAAATGGGGAGAGGCAAAGTAGAGCTGAAGAGAATAGAGAACCCAACAAGTAGGCAGGTGACCTTCTCAAAGAGGAGAAATGGCCTTTTGAAGAAGGCTCTTGAATTGTCCATCTTATGCGATGCTGAAGTTGCACTCCTCATCTTCTCTCCCTCTGGAAAGGCTTATCAGTTTGCTAGCCATGAGTtagtcctctctctctctctctctctctctctctctgtgtctatatatatatatatatattgtatgtaaaaaaagttttaattattttgtatttgtgatatatatgcAGCATGCACAGAACCATTGGGAGGTTTCGCGATGAAAGAGGATTACCTCAATCAAGTGACCAACGCTCTAGATCAATGGAGGTATTTATTATCTGGGGCTtcttattataatttatatgtttcTGTTTGTGGTTGAAAGAGTAAATTCTTTGGAAACACCAAAAGTAGAAAAATTTCTCCAGGTGATTGAATGAAAGTGGAGATGTTAGAGTTATGTCACAGTTAATCTCGAACTTAAATACAGTGATCGACTAAGACTAcgtaccaatatatatatatatatatataccatgctCTTCCTGTTCATTTTTCCCCTaagaaaaaggccaaaaaagggATTATCGTGTGGACATAATGGTAAGAAAATAATACACGAATAAATTACCcatttccaaaataaaatcacTGGTGATGATGGAGATCTTCTTTATTAATTGACATAATTAGTCTATCTCTagctttctcttttcttcattGAAATATGTTCTTTTGAAAACATATGTAAATCATGCATGCTGCACAAATGTTCACAAATAAACCCTCAAGAATTAAGCTGATGGTTTCAACTTTAAATATTAGTTTCGAGTTTTGTATTTGTGGATCGATCGAGTTCAACCATTTGATCCTTATAGCTAGCTGTTTGCAATTTTCTACCAATAACAGTTTTGGAGGACTGAAATTGAGGAGCTCAAGAGATCGATAGACATATTGGAGACAAGACTcaagtatgtatatatattgccTATTATTCGTCACACCCATAAAAATCATCAACTTACTCTTATATATGCATATGGTTTATTATTTTAAGGCACTTGGCTGGAGAAGATATATCAATGTTGGGCATGAAGGAGTTGAAACAGGTTGAGCGACAGATAAAGATTGGGGTTGAACGCATCCGTTCTAAAAAGGTAAATTATTCTTAGTGTTAATTAGTCTCTTACCAAAAACAAGTCATTTatggattgaaaaaaaaagaagaagaagaaattataACTTAATGAATTAACATAACTCGATCGACCATGTAATCTGTGGAAaaaactttctctctctctctctctctctctctctctctctatatatatatatatatatatccaccatgcataatattaattaactggattattatttgtttgagactaatttttttttttttttaatcaacagAGACGCATCATTTCCGAGCACAGCAATTTGATGAAAAGGAAGGTGAGATATATGTATAGCAATGAATTAATTTGGAAGCAGTGCGCTGTTTTTGGCCGTGAaacttcataaataaaaaaaaggacagaAAGGAATAATTAACCTCATCTCTAGGAATCTTGATCCTAAGATTTTATTAAAGTGGTTCTTGATTATTAACCTTGACGTACAAGCTAGGCCCGACTTGAAATTGAATCAGTGttatgagaaaaacaaaatggtCTATCACATCATAACAGTCaaagtctttttgtttttggttaagGGTCACAACCTACCTACCCCGTAGATTTAATTTGGCAGGCCGTTTAAACTGGTCTCAtgtttgatattatgttaaattattatttataaaatagaaactaattttttttttttaagaagagtGAGGCTTgagttgtgtatatatataataaaataaaatataaatatatatatagatatttcaAGGAATTCTTTTaagtattatatataaatatttagtATATGACTCCAGCCCATGTTCTATATGGGATTGTTGAAAAGTGAAGGGACGCTTGTCCATAGACTGATATGTTATTGTGTCGTTTTACAAGaaatttttaagtatttttcacAACTtgagcttaaatttttatggcCAAACTACTTAAATCTCTTgtttcatctctctctctctctcttccaaaTCCTCTTCcgattatttttaatttttctgttcttGTTCAAACGCAGCACAGAGCCCTGCAAGAGGAAAACTCTCGTCTGCAGAAAAGAGTGAGATTTTCAAAGACCATTATCTTATCTTATACCCATTCAAAGTTCTTTTTTCACTGGATATTACAGTCTGACGCGTATTCATGTTTTCTTTGTGGTCAAGTTGCATGAGCTGCATGATTCTTACGTAAGATCAAGTATTTCGGGAGTGAATGCGTGCAACGCATACCCAAGGTAAATCATTTTGATTTATTCAAGCTAAGATACTGaaatattcatgttttttttttcctaattgaataGGTACATTTATACTTTTCTATCTAttcaagtttttgaaataaatatgtaatgatttagcatggaattggaataaataattttagtttGATATGACATTTGTCATGTCAccaacaatcaaatttaattgttaaaaaaatgctTGGAACCCATTTACAAATTGGTGTAGCAATCCATATTATcacttttaattgtttagtggcAAGAAACAACTGACATAACATGCATGATAAGTGTAACATAATTGCCacataattaatttgtaaaaaacttgTAGTAAATGTTGTAATACCCTAATTAGCAACACTCTTCTTTTACTAGGTACTTAAACCAAATACGAGGAGTAATGACAATATTCTCCTTTCCTTTAGGTTTATGAAATCCAAGAAAGTCATGAATTTCAtaagctgttttttttttttttttttctaagtagTTTTTCAAATATTAGTTCGTCGATCTCTTGCAACTTTGCATTTTCTAACCCTCTCGATTGCCCGACGTACAATGATTTTGAAGTGCAGGATTCTTCAGCATGGATTTAACCATTAAGCACCAGATGATGATCTCCCACCAGTTACAATATTAAAGAATCTTCAATTACTTCAATAATAGTTATTGTAATCATATAATTGTTCAGCAGCGACGAATTAATTATAAGTCgttcacaacttttttttttttcttttttaatttggtgttttGTGTTCTCTCCCTTTTTATCTTCGTATATATATGACTTGTGTTTGAAGTTGTTAATTAAGTTgttaatttaatgattaaatttgctTTTGTTAATTGCTGATTTAACAAAAGTTTCTAGAGAGGACTTTGTACATGCAAATATAACCAAATTGATTGGTCTATCCAAGAAAGATTCCATCTAAAAGAAGACCTTTTAAAAAGTTGCGCAAGTCAAGAATATTTTTGGACagcctaattaattacttttctGAAGATTGATAATCAGAGCAGCTCAAGCTAGCATgcctttgaatttttaaaaatatgtatatgtGGTCTATGGAC
This genomic interval from Corylus avellana chromosome ca3, CavTom2PMs-1.0 contains the following:
- the LOC132175304 gene encoding MADS-box transcription factor 23-like isoform X2: MGRGKVELKRIENPTSRQVTFSKRRNGLLKKALELSILCDAEVALLIFSPSGKAYQFASHDMHRTIGRFRDERGLPQSSDQRSRSMEFWRTEIEELKRSIDILETRLKHLAGEDISMLGMKELKQVERQIKIGVERIRSKKRRIISEHSNLMKRKHRALQEENSRLQKRLHELHDSYVRSSISGVNACNAYPRILQHGFNH
- the LOC132175304 gene encoding MADS-box transcription factor 23-like isoform X1, with product MGRGKVELKRIENPTSRQVTFSKRRNGLLKKALELSILCDAEVALLIFSPSGKAYQFASHDMHRTIGRFRDERGLPQSSDQRSRSMEFWRTEIEELKRSIDILETRLKHLAGEDISMLGMKELKQVERQIKIGVERIRSKKRRIISEHSNLMKRKHRALQEENSRLQKRLHELHDSYVRSSISGVNACNAYPSAGFFSMDLTIKHQMMISHQLQY